The following are encoded in a window of Candidatus Manganitrophaceae bacterium genomic DNA:
- a CDS encoding nitrate reductase, which produces MLFGRHTKNPIHIPTKPVEKWVYTTCGYCSTGCSIEVGVDKDGKGITTRGVMDADVNRGKLCLKGIYEFELFDTPNRGVVPLMRKKISEPFEKASWDKSLTQMASEIQRIQAQYGRDSFAIVSTGQIYTEEFYTLGKLVRGLIGTNNYDGNTTLCMASAVSGYKRSFGSDGPPGCYEDFENTSCLLAIGSNLPEQHPIIYWRMKEAQDRHHFPLIVVDPRVTMFAQLADIHIPIAPGTDLVFLNALAHVILEEGLEDRGYIDAHTSGYSAFSELVREYNPAKAAKICGIDEDMIRKVARIYGEAGTAMTIWTMGINQSTHGSDGVAAINNLNLITGNIGKPGGTSLSITGQCNAMGTREFSSCSGLPAYRKLEKEEDRAFMADYWGVEEDFFPKKRGLTQTDIFPAIERGEIKGLWLIATNPMTSMPDTVRTRKILEKLEFLVVQDIYTDVETLESAHLFLPTALWGEKEGIFTNTERRVNVVRKVSNPPGEAKPELWIFTQLARHFDPDERMHFSETPAEVFEEMRELSKGRLCDYSGMNHEKIEARRGIQWPCNATHPKGAKRLYTDGVFQYPDGKAKLISLPFIDNNEVPDDEYPFWLNSGRVVEHWHTRTKTGKIGNLNKFSPTPYMEMNPATADRLEIEALEYVQVFSRRSSAIVLVQLTHRIAEDAVFIPMHYYNCVNRLVLGLLDPYSRQPAFKQSAVRIEKIADQRAAAKENVMARKY; this is translated from the coding sequence ATGTTATTTGGCCGTCACACTAAGAATCCGATTCATATTCCAACAAAACCCGTCGAGAAGTGGGTCTATACGACCTGCGGATACTGTTCCACCGGGTGTTCCATCGAGGTGGGAGTCGATAAGGATGGGAAGGGGATCACAACGCGCGGAGTGATGGATGCCGATGTGAATCGGGGAAAGCTCTGCCTGAAAGGAATCTACGAGTTCGAGTTGTTCGACACGCCAAATCGGGGCGTTGTTCCGCTCATGCGCAAGAAGATATCGGAACCGTTTGAGAAAGCGTCGTGGGATAAGTCCTTGACGCAGATGGCGAGCGAAATTCAACGGATTCAGGCCCAATATGGCCGTGACAGCTTTGCAATCGTCTCGACCGGCCAGATCTATACCGAAGAATTTTATACCCTGGGAAAGCTGGTCCGGGGCCTGATCGGAACGAATAATTACGATGGCAATACCACCCTCTGCATGGCCTCTGCGGTGTCCGGCTATAAGCGCTCATTTGGGAGTGACGGCCCTCCGGGGTGTTATGAGGATTTTGAGAATACCAGCTGTCTCCTGGCCATCGGGTCAAATCTTCCTGAGCAGCACCCTATTATCTATTGGCGGATGAAAGAAGCGCAAGACCGGCACCACTTTCCCCTCATTGTCGTTGATCCCCGGGTCACGATGTTCGCGCAACTGGCCGATATCCACATTCCAATTGCACCCGGAACGGACCTCGTCTTTTTGAATGCCCTGGCTCATGTCATCCTGGAAGAGGGTTTGGAGGATCGCGGCTATATTGATGCCCACACCTCGGGATACAGTGCTTTTTCGGAGTTGGTTCGGGAATACAATCCGGCTAAGGCGGCCAAAATCTGCGGCATCGACGAGGATATGATCCGTAAGGTGGCACGGATCTACGGTGAAGCGGGGACGGCGATGACCATCTGGACCATGGGCATTAACCAATCGACCCATGGCTCCGACGGTGTCGCGGCGATCAATAATTTGAATCTGATTACGGGCAATATTGGGAAGCCGGGAGGAACCTCGCTTTCCATCACGGGCCAGTGCAATGCGATGGGAACACGTGAGTTTTCCTCCTGCTCCGGCCTTCCAGCCTACAGAAAGCTTGAAAAGGAGGAAGACAGGGCCTTCATGGCCGATTATTGGGGTGTAGAGGAAGACTTCTTCCCCAAAAAACGAGGTCTGACACAGACGGACATCTTCCCCGCCATTGAAAGGGGAGAGATTAAAGGGCTCTGGCTGATTGCCACAAATCCGATGACCTCCATGCCCGACACGGTCCGTACCCGAAAGATTCTTGAAAAATTGGAGTTCCTGGTTGTTCAGGATATCTATACGGATGTTGAAACACTTGAATCCGCCCACCTCTTCCTTCCTACGGCACTCTGGGGAGAGAAGGAAGGGATCTTTACCAATACCGAGCGGCGTGTGAACGTGGTCCGCAAGGTCTCGAACCCGCCGGGTGAAGCCAAGCCGGAACTCTGGATATTCACGCAGCTTGCCAGGCATTTTGACCCGGATGAACGGATGCACTTTTCCGAAACACCGGCAGAGGTCTTTGAGGAAATGCGGGAGCTTTCGAAAGGCCGCCTCTGCGATTACTCCGGGATGAACCATGAAAAGATAGAGGCACGGCGCGGTATTCAATGGCCCTGCAATGCGACTCATCCGAAGGGCGCAAAGCGGCTTTACACCGATGGAGTTTTCCAGTATCCGGATGGAAAGGCGAAACTGATTTCGCTTCCTTTCATAGATAATAATGAGGTTCCTGATGATGAATATCCCTTCTGGCTGAACAGCGGAAGGGTTGTGGAGCATTGGCATACTCGTACAAAGACGGGCAAGATCGGAAATTTAAACAAGTTTAGTCCGACCCCCTACATGGAGATGAATCCGGCCACGGCAGATCGGCTTGAGATAGAGGCATTGGAGTACGTTCAGGTTTTTTCCCGCCGGTCTTCGGCCATTGT